In Lonchura striata isolate bLonStr1 chromosome 32, bLonStr1.mat, whole genome shotgun sequence, a single window of DNA contains:
- the NFU1 gene encoding NFU1 iron-sulfur cluster scaffold homolog, mitochondrial, with protein MAAARRLCAAAGLGGRFCHMLLKDHNLTIRQPFHHLLQKKPSLPSATWHRAVRGMFIQTQDTPNPNSLKFIPGRAVLESRTMEFSTPAAAYCSPLARQLFRIEGVKSVFFGPDFITITKESEDLDWNLLKPDIYATIMDFFASGLPVVTDEAPRTDTAASEEDDEVVLMIKELLDTRIRPTVQEDGGDVIYKGFEDGIVLLKLQGSCTSCPSSLITLKSGIQNMLQFYIPEVEGVEQVVDDDDDVEKKANST; from the exons atggcggcggcgcggcggctctgcgcggcggcggggctgggcggGCG GTTCTGTCACATGCTGTTAAAAGATCATAATCTGACAATCCGCCAGCCTTTCCACCATCTTCTGCAAAAGAAACCATCTCTTCCATCTGCAACATGGCATCGTGCAG TAAGAGGTATGTTTATTCAAACCCAGGACACACCAAATCCAAATAGCTTGAAGTTTATTCCAGgaagggcagtgctggagtcGAGGACTATGGAGTTTTCCACACCAGCTGCAGCCTATTGCTCACCTTTAGCAAG ACAGTTATTCCGGATTGAGGGAgttaaaagtgttttctttggGCCAGACTTCATCACAATCACCAAG GAGAGTGAAGACCTGGATTGGAACTTACTGAAACCAGATATTTATGCAACCATAATGGACTTCTTTGCCTCTGGCTTACCCGTAGTTACTGATGAGGCACCTAGGACAGACACAG cTGCTTCAGAAGAAGATGATGAAGTTGTACTGATGATTAAGGAGCTGCTGGATACAAGAATCAG GCCCACGGTGCAGGAGGATGGTGGTGATGTTATTTACAAAGGCTTTGAGGACGGGATTGTGCTGCTGAAGCTGCAGGGCTCGTGCaccagctgccccagctccctcatcaccctcaAGAGCGGGATCCAGAACATGCTGCAGTTCTACATCCCTGAGGTGGAAGGCGTTGAGCAG GTTGTTGACGATGATGATGACGtggagaaaaaagcaaattctaCTTGA